The Glycine max cultivar Williams 82 chromosome 17, Glycine_max_v4.0, whole genome shotgun sequence genome contains the following window.
CAAAcacattaatatttatatatatatatatatatataagggtcCCAAGAATTTggccttttctttttcacatCGGTTGGTGTTATTCTTTTAGTCGTAGGAATTGAAAACATGTATAAGAGTTTAGAACAATTCATGTATCATACTCAATCAATTGAGTTAAATTTCATTAACAGTTAGTGTTATTTTATATCTTACTTAACATATCATTTTTGTAAATGGGAATCATGTTATTAACTCTATGTTGCTGCAATATCTTCATTTGGTGTtcaatattgttaaaaaaagtatttattaggATCAAATGTCTTTAAGGTGGATTTAATTGAACAAGTTGTGGacatacttaaatatttttgtttattgtggGTAATGTACTCGTTTCTTCATTGTTGTCTTACACAAGTAACCAAAAAGGGAATTTCTTTTAGTAATTGTCCCTTGCATAGACTTGGAGTGATACAAAGGACTTGGGGGCTTTGCTTTGTGCACCTAGTATTCTTCTTGTGCACACagcaattttttgaaatttcaaaaatatcccTAGTAACTTCTTCCTTTTGCCTTCTTCACTCACCATTCATTTGTTGCTTTCTTCTTTGCATTCATTCATTAATTATCGTGAGAGACAATCCTTTGTTGTTGTGTTCGCTTTGGTTGAGGTGCATTGGTTATGGTGATTCGTCGACAAGTAGTGGTTGTGATGGTAGTTGGTGTGACCGTTGACGGTGAAGGTAAGGTACTTTAACTtcgatctaattttttttcgtataaaacttacaaattgataattcataagttatatataatttacggATTGATAATCcataagttttatataacttaaGATTACCAATAtgcaagttatatttttttatactttttaaaaaattattttattttttaaaatataattagtattattatttaaaatattttttaaatacgtATAGTTTCAtaattctttcatattttttagtttgaaagtgttatttattttaaaatgatttagacttttattttattttatttgttttgttttaaatttgtttttttaatccttgtaattttatgaattacaattaactacaaaaatactAACAACACATTCATAAGTAACTTATcacaatatattttgtaataaaaaagagttaatacttataactaatttgtaggtAATTActtgtgtatatttttttgtagcaAAGACTAAAAGATAAGTCCCTAAAAgagttgataattttttttttgtagctaATACTCGATGAGTATTTAcacatttataatatttgtatggATATTATTAAGTTAACTACTTTATGgaagtcaaaaaataattatattgtgtcatatattagtttatgcaagtctatattttaatatatatgagtatcaattttaatgtattatatcattaaatgtagtaacaaaaattaaaaattgtgtgATAATATATGCATGGTGTGATTAGGGGGCATTTGTTTGTCgaatttttttcaatgttttgttAAGATGAACGAAAATCAATGAATGTATGATAACATAATCTCTGAGGAACCTGGTGTgaaggaagaaaatgaaaagggaCATAGTgtgaatgaagaaaatggaaaGGAATCTAGTATGCATAAATATGTTGATTATTCTGATGTCTTCAATACTTTTCAggtattgatatgattttttgttgttaaactAAGTAAATGAATGTCCCTTGAAGATTAAACATGTATGCATTGCATTGTAGGTGTTTGTGAGCCATTCTGATGTAGAGGAAGGACCTCGTTTGTTTTAATTAGTTGTGAAAGGAGTGTTCAATATAAGGTCATGAAGAAATATTCAATACGAAGAATTACTAATGGTAtaaaatgtgggtgtccctttaaGATGTGAGTGAAACCAATGGTGGGAGGTGAATGATGGGTGGTTAAATTAATGTGTGGGAGTCACAATCATTAATTGGATGAGTCATTagttattattgatgatatgACAATGTTAATGATCAaaccaagaaatatttttttgacattgaaggaacacaatgtcaATAGTTATATAACAATCCAACAAGATTTAGtaccaaataaatttaattaaaaatattaaataaattaatatttaataattcataaataaatatgtaataatttttaataaatttttttaaatattctgtATATTCACAAATCAATatagaaattcttttaaaatatttatagactTCACATCACTCATTTtagtaaacttaaatatatgataaaaatctaggtacaattttgttttttatttctagtaaataagtatttcattttttaacaaattagcatttgaatacttaaaaaaatttataaacaaaggaagcaatttaattttatacttccaaaggttatttatataaatatttattactattagtgtaataatatttatatgactatatcaataaaaataaatttgtcatttacaaatttaaattttcttgttaaactaatttttacaatatatacttataaaatttgaaattaatgatatttaaatttttataaataagtatttcaaatataattgaaatgcttgtattttaaaaataaataaataaaaataatatttatacattcatttttaaataaacaaaattcataaattaattatttattgaattaattaattattaaaaaccaacttaaaaaataaatatatttaattaaataaatgcatATTACAGATATacaatgatatttatttattaaataaatattataacaaaaaaatattaattaatttttaaataataataatttattcaattattattttattaattaataatttttaaaaaaaataattatacggATTTCAAATCCATATAATAGGTATGCAATCTCATTTTCAATCAATGAGTGAAAAAGAGAGACTTATGGCAAAGACAAAGGTGAACACGACGGTGATGGTGGGGACGGACGACAAGGTGCGATCGGAGGCACGAACAATGGCGATGCGGGGAGAAGAAGGAAGCGCAACAACAACGTGTACGGAGAGGGGGAGGGAGAGGAGAGGGAGACCTTTTTTGCCACTTTATTTGAAATGTTGGGTGCGCAAGAAATTGTGTCGGGTGCACCTAACAAAATCCACTTTACTTGTCACTTATAGGTTAAATGTAGGGTGTTGAACTattcaaactcattttttaatagaaaagatAAAGGAACCAAAAAGTGACATAAGATTGAGAATTTAGTGTGTTTGAACTCACATTTGGAAGATTTAGGAAAGCATTGTTTTAAActgtaaaaaaatgtacaaaaatatttaaaatgattttgtcaACTAATTTCTTAAATAGCATCGACAAAAAAAAGATTATCAagactaattaaataaaaaaaattagagactaaaaataaaaagtttgtgAAAGTTCAAGgagtaaaattataatttatcctaattttaattttaaactaggtgaacatttttaattatacaaacTCTCTAATTTAttgagtatattttttaatatattaaaacactCATGGAAAAAataaccttttatttttttgtcgtATATTTATTGCATGaatgtaaaatcactcatacctttaattattatagatttaggttaattattttttactgataattttttaaatgttagaaAATATGAGATATAAAGTCTAATGAATAAGAAAgcagttatttatattaattggaCAATCAAAAAGAAAATCGGGTCAGATGTCGGATGAAAATAATCCGACCCGATCAAAACCCTAATGAATAAGAAAGCAGTTATTGGATCTGACACCGGAGCAGTTGTGCTTGGGAAGAACGCTCGCTCGCACTGTAAGATGTTTTCATTTCCCTCTCCAAGCAGTTATGTTGTGTTGTGctgagatttgattttctataagCAGGTCCAGATCTTAATCAAGAGGAGTGAGTTTTGTTTTTCCAGCCATGACGCCGCTGGTGAGTCTAAGCCTTTCTCTCAGATTTACGCTTAACAGAGTTACAGTCACTCAGTAATCTACTCCTTTTCTAGATCCTGCATGCTGGGAAAACCAACAAAAATTCTTACAAGACACTCATTGCAGCCGAGTATGCTGGCGTCCAAGTTGATTTTGCCCCTAATTTTGAGATGGGTGTCTCCAATAAAACTCCTGAATTTCTCAAGATCAATCCTATTGGCAAGGTACCATGTTTATCCTCATATCTATAATGGTAATCTGAGTTTGGTTTTATCTTATATTTGCATTATTATTCTCCCAGGTTCCTGTGCTGGAAACCCCCGATGGTCCAATATTCGAGAGCAATGCCATTGCTCGCTATGGTAAGTAATATTATAGACACTGTTTCTTATTCCATGTTTTAGGGCTTTACATGAGCTAATTCAATAATGTTCATTTTCGATTATCCTTGTGGATTGGAATTTATATATATCAAGGAGTATGTGGATTATTgtgattattttctttttgctgCAGTTACCCGGCTGAAAGGTGATAACACTTTGTATGGATCTTCCTTGATTGAATATGTGAGTCTATTTTCATCCTAAAATCATTGGCATTGCAAATGTTTATTGTTGTTGTAGAGTATTCATACTGTGTATCTGACTTCTAGAATAAGCTGCTTGTACTGCTATTAGCTTATATATGCGAGCTTTTAGCCCCtttcaatcataaaaaaagaagaagcttaTATAtgctcattttattattttaatgtttcaGGCCCACATTGAACAGTGGATTGATTTTTCATCATTGGAGATTGATGCTAATATTATCAAGTGGTATGCCCCAAGAGTTGGACGAGGACCATATCTTCCTCCAGTAAGTTACAAAGGAATTTTTTATACTATGGAAAATTGATATGACAACTCCATGTTGACCCTCCATTCAAAATGTCAGTTTAGTTCTTTTATCCTGTTGGCAAGAATATAATAATGTAAGATCTGTGTTAGTTCAATTGAAAATGGTAACACATCAAGCATTATGATGCAATTTAGTGGTGTATTGAACTTGGAGATATGCTCAATTCATCTGCTTACAGTCTGCATTGTTGTTCTACTTCAagatttttggtttttgttaaCGTATTACCCTGATATTATAGTCTGGTCTTAATTATGTGTTTGATTGAAGGCTGAGGAGGCTGCAATTTCTGCACTAAAGAGAGCTTTGGGTGCTTTGAACACACACCTTGCTTCCAATACTTACCTGGTTGGGCATTCTGTGACCCTGGCCGACATCATAATGACATGCAATTTGTATTTGGGTTTTGCAAACATCCTGGTTAAGAGCTTTACCTCTGAGTTTCCTCATGTTGAGAGATACTTTTGGACCTTGGTCAATCAGCCAAACTTCCGAAAAATAATTGGGCAGGTCAAGCAGGCTGAAGCTATTCCTCCTGTTCAATCTGCAAAGAAGCCTTCCCAGCCAAAAGAATCCAAGGCCAAGGCAAAAGATGAACCAAAGAAAGAGGCAAACAAGGTGCCAGAAAAGCCCAAAGAAGAAGCAGAAGAGGAGGCACCCAAGCCCAAACCCAAGAATCCCCTTGATCTTCTCCCTCCAAGTCCGATGATACTGGATGAGTGGAAAAGACTCTACTCAAACACTAAAACCAACTTCAGGGAGGTTGCTATCAAAGGTATTGTTTTTGTGTCCCCCCTGTGGGTTCATTGTTTTAAATGTTTCCTAAATTAGGATTGTGATTATAGCCTATAATCATTGCAAAATTAGTTATGATGAATCTTCtctcagaattttaaaaaaattatgacaccCAGAGTTGAGATCTTTTTGAATCCACTTTTTATCTTGCAGGATTTTGGGACATGTATGATCCCGAGGGATACTCTCTCTGGTTTTGTGATTACAAATACAACGACGAGAATACTGTTTCTTTTGTGACATTGAACAAGGTTGGTGGATTTCTTCAGCGGATGGATTTGGCTCGCAAGTATGCATTTGGAAAGATGCTTGTGATTGGATCAGTTCCACCATTTAAGGTGAAGGGGCTGTGGCTTTTCCGTGGGCAAGAAATCCCAAAATTTGTGATTGATGAATGCTATGACATGGAGCTCTACGAATGGACTAAGGTTGACATCTCTGATGAAGCTCAAAAGGAGCGTGTCAATCAGATGATTGAAGATTATGAACCTTTTGAGGGCGAGGCTCTTTTGGATGCCAAGTGCTTCAAGTGAAAATTTATTCCTTGAAAGGGTCTATTTTTATAACGTGTCTTCGTTTTTGGTAGGGTACGGTTTCTTTCACATTTCAGTTATAGTAAAGTGTTAGCCGAACTTGATTTGAGCCACATTGAAACTTTatgcttaatttatttttagttttaatggtAGCAAGACTAATATACAAgttctatatttttatgttgGATGTAAGCTTGTAGCAAATTACATGGATAGTTTTTTTTCCCTGCCATGGGTTTGAGGTAATCGATCAAGTGTTTTTGTAATTGAAATTCAATGAATGAGGCTCTACCCGTGTAaccattaatcaaaatttataatggcAAATGTTAATGGATAATGCAAACTTTGAAGGATTGGCTATGGAAAGGCAGAGAGTCTCTGCCAGGTACCTGAGGTCAAGGTTGTAGCCGAAGCATGAAAGATTTCAATGGCTTTGATCATTGATCCATGCCAAGAAAAACTAACTCTATATTTGACAgggggaaaaaaataataaataaaaaactaaatttaaattgaagaaaaaaataaaggaaaataaagtttaaatttttgtctcatcaactcaactattttttttttttactttcactttctatttaaccaaacaaaataaataatattggtaAAAAAGCAACTATTTTAAAACATGTCTATTTAGCATGGTACCTATGGTACCATTATATATAGAAAGAGGAGGAATCAAATTATatgtaacttaattaattattatattattttataacatgatataaaatataatttttatcgaTTTGATCATTGAATTATAGTTACA
Protein-coding sequences here:
- the EF1BGAMMA4 gene encoding elongation factor 1-gamma → MTPLILHAGKTNKNSYKTLIAAEYAGVQVDFAPNFEMGVSNKTPEFLKINPIGKVPVLETPDGPIFESNAIARYVTRLKGDNTLYGSSLIEYAHIEQWIDFSSLEIDANIIKWYAPRVGRGPYLPPAEEAAISALKRALGALNTHLASNTYLVGHSVTLADIIMTCNLYLGFANILVKSFTSEFPHVERYFWTLVNQPNFRKIIGQVKQAEAIPPVQSAKKPSQPKESKAKAKDEPKKEANKVPEKPKEEAEEEAPKPKPKNPLDLLPPSPMILDEWKRLYSNTKTNFREVAIKGFWDMYDPEGYSLWFCDYKYNDENTVSFVTLNKVGGFLQRMDLARKYAFGKMLVIGSVPPFKVKGLWLFRGQEIPKFVIDECYDMELYEWTKVDISDEAQKERVNQMIEDYEPFEGEALLDAKCFK